One segment of Variovorax sp. PAMC28562 DNA contains the following:
- a CDS encoding diguanylate cyclase domain-containing protein has translation MESMTDFESMFDLAPVSLWLEDYSGLKRLFDRWRAEGVEDLAAHLEADPARVRECMAQWRVLRVNQSTLSLFSADSQEHLLSQLDKVFRGDMAAPVVHELTQLWQGHLGFDNQTVNYALDGRRLDVQVRVRVLPGHETTWDRVLVSLDDITERVRAERERIESERYARGLFEHSPVSLWVEDFSAVKLLLDDIRERGIDDFATFIKVHPEFVTRCIQEIRVIDVNRETLRMFVATDKDMLLHNLSRVFRDEMTESFADQLQDLWNGKTLQQREVVNYSLAGDTINIHMQFAVLEDRLATWDLVLVSLVDITARKKAEAYLEYLGKHDVLTQLNNRTFYSEELNRLSRKGPWPVSMLAIDLNGLKHVNDESGHAAGDVLLRRAGEVLSMAVDAPAWPARIGGDEFAVLMPKTDERGAEAMRDRILSLLELNNQFYSGQSGHVLSFAIGTATCEAREHLDSALQRADKAMYADKARHYLARGDHVA, from the coding sequence ATGGAGTCCATGACCGATTTTGAATCGATGTTCGACCTGGCCCCCGTGTCCCTCTGGCTGGAGGACTACAGCGGGTTGAAGCGGTTGTTCGACCGCTGGCGCGCCGAGGGCGTCGAGGACCTTGCAGCGCATCTTGAAGCAGACCCTGCACGAGTGCGTGAATGCATGGCGCAGTGGCGTGTGCTGCGTGTCAACCAAAGTACGCTTTCTCTCTTTTCAGCCGACTCGCAGGAGCATTTGCTGTCGCAACTCGACAAGGTGTTTCGCGGCGACATGGCTGCGCCGGTCGTGCACGAACTGACGCAACTGTGGCAAGGCCATTTGGGCTTCGACAACCAGACGGTGAACTACGCGCTGGACGGCCGCCGCCTCGACGTGCAGGTGCGCGTGCGGGTGCTGCCGGGTCACGAGACCACATGGGATCGCGTGCTGGTGTCGCTCGACGACATCACCGAGCGCGTCCGCGCGGAGCGGGAGCGCATCGAAAGCGAGCGCTATGCGCGCGGCCTGTTCGAGCACTCGCCGGTCTCGCTGTGGGTCGAGGACTTCAGCGCAGTCAAGCTGTTGCTGGACGACATCCGCGAGCGCGGCATCGACGACTTTGCGACCTTCATCAAGGTGCACCCCGAGTTCGTCACGCGCTGCATACAGGAGATCCGCGTCATCGACGTCAACCGCGAAACATTGCGAATGTTCGTGGCCACCGACAAGGACATGCTGCTGCACAACCTCTCGCGCGTTTTTCGCGACGAAATGACGGAGTCTTTCGCCGACCAGTTGCAAGACCTGTGGAATGGCAAGACGCTGCAGCAGCGCGAGGTCGTCAACTACTCGCTGGCAGGCGACACCATCAACATCCACATGCAGTTCGCCGTGCTTGAAGACCGACTTGCCACATGGGATCTGGTGCTGGTGTCGCTGGTCGACATTACCGCCCGGAAGAAGGCCGAGGCCTACCTCGAATACCTCGGAAAGCACGACGTGCTGACCCAGTTGAACAACCGCACTTTTTATTCCGAAGAGCTCAACCGGCTTTCACGCAAAGGCCCGTGGCCGGTGTCGATGCTGGCCATCGACCTCAACGGGCTGAAACACGTCAACGATGAATCCGGCCACGCCGCCGGCGACGTGTTGCTGCGACGCGCGGGCGAGGTGTTGAGCATGGCGGTGGATGCGCCGGCCTGGCCTGCGCGCATCGGTGGCGACGAGTTCGCGGTGCTGATGCCCAAGACCGACGAGCGGGGTGCCGAAGCGATGCGCGACCGGATCCTCTCGTTGCTCGAACTCAATAACCAGTTCTATTCCGGGCAGAGCGGTCATGTGTTGAGCTTTGCCATCGGCACAGCGACTTGCGAAGCGCGCGAGCACCTCGATTCGGCACTTCAGCGCGCCGACAAGGCCATGTATGCAGACAAGGCGCGGCATTACCTGGCGCGTGGAGACCACGTCGCGTGA
- a CDS encoding GspE/PulE family protein, with product MLSAEVVTPEQLVAQLEAQSRMPMVRIGQALISLGLITEEQLRDGLAQQQFDRTVPLGETLIRMGVIKRLDLQTALARKMGYPLVNLQLFPPAAEALRKISHGAARRLQVMPLMVNEGRLIVALDDPANRHAAIDEAEFIAGIKVVPVLGQYADLNAILFKAYEKIGATEVGPASADLDRPIEFDITGTNELLETLEKEGQPASDEDAPIEQSDNSLVRMINRMILEAHREGVSDIHIESYPGREKIRIRFRRDGRLYTYLELPPNYRNALIARIKIMCDLDISEKRKPQDGKINFSKFSPQHRLELRVATVPTNNGLEDVVMRLLASAKPIALDALGLSERNLAQLKAAIERPYGMVLCVGPTGSGKTTTLHSALMHINTPERKIWTAEDPIEITQVGLRQVQINPRIDWTFAKALRAFVRADPDVIMVGEIRDEETAKTAIEASLTGHLVLSTLHTNSAPETVTRLLDMGMDPFNFADSLLAVLAQRLVRRLCTHCVTSRPATGAEVDELLSDYMHSFGATEMAAEHDTVRSGWLTRSARDGALQMYQSVGCKQCGDTGFKGRVGIHELMVMSRPLRRLVQNGARAEELQETAMREGMRTLRQDGIDKVLAGQTTIDEVRATSNV from the coding sequence GTGCTGTCAGCCGAAGTCGTTACACCGGAGCAATTGGTGGCGCAGCTCGAAGCGCAGAGCCGCATGCCGATGGTGCGCATCGGCCAGGCGCTGATCTCGCTCGGCCTCATCACCGAAGAGCAGTTGCGCGACGGCCTGGCACAGCAACAGTTCGACCGTACCGTACCGCTCGGCGAAACGCTGATTCGCATGGGCGTCATCAAGCGGCTGGACCTGCAGACTGCACTGGCCCGCAAGATGGGATATCCATTGGTCAATCTGCAGCTCTTTCCGCCCGCGGCGGAGGCCCTGCGAAAAATCAGCCACGGTGCCGCACGACGCCTGCAGGTCATGCCGCTGATGGTGAACGAAGGCCGTCTGATCGTGGCGCTCGACGATCCGGCCAACCGGCACGCGGCCATCGACGAGGCGGAATTCATCGCCGGCATCAAGGTGGTGCCGGTGCTCGGGCAATACGCCGACCTCAACGCGATCCTGTTCAAGGCCTACGAGAAGATCGGTGCGACCGAAGTCGGACCGGCGAGCGCCGACCTCGACCGCCCGATCGAGTTCGACATCACCGGCACCAACGAGCTGCTGGAGACGCTCGAAAAAGAAGGCCAGCCTGCGTCCGACGAAGACGCGCCGATCGAGCAGTCCGACAACTCGCTGGTGCGGATGATCAACCGCATGATCCTGGAAGCGCATCGCGAGGGCGTGTCCGACATTCATATCGAGAGCTACCCGGGCCGCGAAAAGATCCGCATCCGTTTCAGGCGCGACGGCCGGCTCTATACCTACCTGGAACTGCCGCCAAACTACCGCAACGCGCTCATCGCCCGCATCAAGATCATGTGCGACCTCGACATCAGCGAGAAGCGCAAGCCGCAAGACGGCAAGATCAATTTCTCGAAGTTTTCACCACAGCATCGGCTTGAACTGCGGGTGGCGACCGTGCCGACCAACAACGGCCTGGAAGACGTCGTGATGCGGCTGCTGGCCTCTGCCAAACCGATCGCGCTCGACGCGCTGGGCTTGTCGGAGCGCAACCTGGCGCAGCTCAAGGCGGCAATCGAACGGCCTTACGGCATGGTGCTTTGCGTGGGACCTACGGGCTCCGGCAAGACCACGACGCTGCACTCGGCTCTGATGCACATCAACACGCCCGAGCGGAAGATCTGGACCGCCGAAGACCCGATCGAGATCACGCAGGTCGGGTTGCGCCAAGTGCAGATCAATCCGCGTATCGACTGGACCTTTGCGAAGGCGCTGCGGGCTTTCGTACGGGCCGATCCCGACGTGATCATGGTCGGCGAAATCCGCGACGAAGAAACCGCCAAGACCGCCATCGAAGCGTCGCTTACCGGCCACCTGGTGCTGTCAACGCTGCACACCAACAGCGCGCCCGAGACCGTGACGCGGCTGCTCGACATGGGCATGGACCCGTTCAACTTCGCGGACTCGTTGCTGGCGGTGCTGGCGCAGCGTCTGGTGCGCCGCCTGTGCACGCATTGCGTGACCAGCCGACCGGCGACCGGGGCCGAGGTCGACGAGTTGCTGTCGGACTACATGCACTCCTTCGGAGCGACCGAGATGGCGGCCGAACACGACACCGTGCGAAGCGGCTGGCTCACGCGTTCTGCCCGTGACGGCGCGCTGCAGATGTACCAAAGCGTGGGCTGCAAGCAGTGCGGCGACACCGGATTCAAGGGGCGCGTCGGCATTCATGAACTGATGGTCATGTCGCGCCCGCTGCGCCGCCTGGTGCAAAACGGCGCACGCGCCGAAGAGCTGCAAGAGACCGCCATGCGTGAAGGCATGCGAACGCTGCGGCAAGACGGCATCGACAAGGTGCTGGCGGGCCAGACCACGATCGACGAAGTGCGCGCGACCAGCAACGTTTAA